The following coding sequences are from one Maniola hyperantus chromosome 7, iAphHyp1.2, whole genome shotgun sequence window:
- the LOC138402612 gene encoding uncharacterized protein, which yields MWRPVCMLLLVPSILCQLFDCHDDPEFDPEEGPLSELQFTWLGALQYIHVKNGTPHYFRVPRVVLISRQFALSTAMDAARIPDGYALGNVVFGDYERDEIECKVTVEELAAGMECEPAVLLMPIADVLLHPEYKHFGVKSSIALLKLMTAVKSRYMMPVCLPFKNFLVDKIGKQTSDKIYHIDFGSDVPRDFMEEEKEVSTIRLLPRELCYLYDNPENGTDVAKERKACSTGCGFHSGSPSIVHEHTGQWSLVALSEGRSPCPDPLRTRRPPSPPHHILLHPYVPWITAAITGKAVGAFSKDDPFGYVMPRASAYDLVGHAWVGHWWMGGLRCYDRGEAAEDMFRFYHEVFSVKPVGTTYLTYYLEINAGHDAMIICVKVGMPYQLGQPAVWQLDTPEAKVKIPLITFQNMYRFQVEAWAYNSTVSEESDESSSSTSESYMEG from the exons ATGTGGCGACCTGTGTGCATGCTGCTGCTCG TGCCATCAATATTGTGTCAGTTGTTCGACTGCCACGATGACCCGGAGTTTGACCCTGAGGAAGGACCTCTCAGTGAACTGCAGTTCACATGGCTCGGCGCTCTGCAGTATATACACG TAAAGAACGGAACCCCTCACTACTTCCGAGTACCGAGGGTGGTGCTGATCAGCCGCCAGTTCGCGCTCTCCACCGCAATGGATGCCGCACGGATACCTGATGGATACGCCTT GGGTAACGTTGTATTCGGCGACTATGAGCGGGATGAGATAGAGTGCAAGGTAACCGTGGAGGAGCTGGCAGCGGGTATGGAGTGTGAGCCCGCAGTGCTGCTGATGCCGATAGCGGACGTGCTGCTGCACCCTGAGTATAAGCACTTCGGCGTCAAGAGCAGCATTGCGCTGCTGAAGCTCATGACTGCAGTGAAGTCTA GATACATGATGCCCGTTTGTTTACCGTTTAAGAATTTCTTAGTGGACAAGATCGGTAAACAAACCAGTGATAAGATATACCACATTGATTTTGGAagcg ATGTCCCAAGAGACTTCatggaagaagaaaaagaagtatCAACGATAAGACTGCTGCCCAGAGAGCTATGCTACTTATACGACAACCCAGAA AACGGCACCGATGTAGCCAAGGAGCGCAAGGCTTGTTCCACTGGGTGCGGCTTCCACTCCGGCTCCCCCAGCATCGTGCACGAGCACACTGGCCAGTGGTCCCTCGTCGCGCTGTCTGAGG GTAGATCTCCTTGCCCGGATCCATTGCGCACGCGTCGGCCGCCATCACCGCCCCACCACATCCTACTACACCCCTACGTGCCCTGGATCACTGCTGCGATCACCGGCAAAGCTGTGGGCGCCTTCTCTAAAGATGACCCATTCG GATATGTGATGCCCCGCGCGTCAGCGTATGACCTCGTGGGGCACGCCTGGGTCGGCCACTGGTGGATGGGGGGTCTGCGCTGCTACGACCGGGGCGAGGCTGCTGAGGACATGTTCCGGTTCTACCATGAGGTCTTCTCGGTGAAACCTGTCGGCACCACCTACTTGACCTATTATTTGGAG ATCAACGCTGGGCATGACGCGATGATAATATGCGTAAAGGTCGGCATGCCGTACCAACTCGGCCAGCCTGCGGTGTGGCAGCTGGATACCCCAGAAGCTAAG GTCAAGATCCCATTGATTACCTTCCAGAACATGTACAGGTTCCAGGTGGAAGCCTGGGCTTACAACAGCACTGTATCCGAAGAGTCAGACGAATCCTCATCTTCTACTTCTGAATCATACATGGAAGGCTGA